The genomic window CGCTGATCGACGTCTTCGAGGGGCGCTCGCAGCTCATCGCCTACTTCCACATGTGGCACGCGGGCAGGCCAGCGGCGGAGCAGTGCGAGGGCTGCACGTTCTCGACCACCCACGTGCAGGAGCTCTCCTACCTGCACTCGCGCGACGTGACCTACGCGACCTTCTGCCAGGGTCCCTACGAGGTGAGCAAGCGCTACCACGACTTCATGGGCTGGGTGCAGCCCTGGTACTCGGTGCCGGAGGAGTCCGTCGAGCGCCTCATCGCCGGCCGGCACTTCGGCATCCTCGTCTGCTACCTGCGCGTCGGCGACAGGGTGTTCGAGACGTACTGGACCACGGGTCGCGGTAACGAGGTCATGTCGCCGTCGTACGGCCTGCTCGACCTGACCGTCTACGGTCGGCAGGAGCTGTGGGAGGACTCGCCCGAGGGCTGGCCGCAGCGCTGGAGC from Trueperaceae bacterium includes these protein-coding regions:
- a CDS encoding DUF899 family protein, with product MDRTPYLDAPVPEVADRATWQARIDELRVKEKAHTRAGDALAAERRRLPMVEVDARTPLVGANGPVPLIDVFEGRSQLIAYFHMWHAGRPAAEQCEGCTFSTTHVQELSYLHSRDVTYATFCQGPYEVSKRYHDFMGWVQPWYSVPEESVERLIAGRHFGILVCYLRVGDRVFETYWTTGRGNEVMSPSYGLLDLTVYGRQELWEDSPEGWPQRWSSRDGSAFRQNGRPTAQWSRVRAGRDDDLGGSTT